A genomic window from Salvia miltiorrhiza cultivar Shanhuang (shh) chromosome 5, IMPLAD_Smil_shh, whole genome shotgun sequence includes:
- the LOC131025277 gene encoding protein RICE SALT SENSITIVE 3-like, translated as MEEHHHLNPLAATHLLQHTLRSFCIHQNSQWVYAVFWRILPRNFPPPMWDSEIEVHDRSKGNRRNWILAWEDGFCNFAASTAVMNSGESSPPSIYGGDRRLKPEVFFKMSHEIHNYGEGLIGKVAANQSHKWIYKGQNDEEKNSCAWHNLLDSHPRTWEAQFQSGLETIALIAVREGVLQLGAAHKINEELSYVMLVRKKLSYMEKIPGFLLPHPSSSNLKNIDAINGSKSNEFHINNNDSFISNGICHINHFPMKIAPSMASLEALLSKLPSVKPPSAPPFSGGGPAEVEEEKCGGDSGIGGSAAPLFLSS; from the exons atggaagaACATCATCATCTCAATCCTTTGGCTGCAACTCATCTTCTTCAACATACCCTCAGAAGCTTCTGCATTCATCAAAACTCTCAATGGGTCTATGCTGTTTTTTGGAGGATTCTCCCAAGAAATTTTCCACCTCccat GTGGGATAGTGAAATAGAAGTGCATGACAGGTCTAAAGGGAATAGGAGAAATTG GATATTGGCTTGGGAAGATGGTTTCTGTAATTTTGCAGCTTCAACGGCTGTGATGAACTCCGGCGAGAGCTCCCCGCCGTCGATATACGGCGGCGATCGTCGTCTTAAGCCGGAAGTCTTCTTCAAAATGTCACATGAAATTCACAATTATGGTGAAGG TTTGATTGGTAAAGTAGCTGCTAATCAGAGCCACAAATGGATTTATAAAGGCCAAAATGATGAGGAAAAGAATTCATGTGCATGGCATAACTTACTAGATTCA CACCCTAGGACTTGGGAAGCTCAGTTTCAGTCTGGTCTGGAG ACTATTGCCTTGATTGCTGTTAGAGAAGGTGTTCTTCAGTTAGGAGCTGCTCACAAG ATAAACGAGGAGTTGAGCTATGTTATGCTAGTGAGAAAGAAGTTGAGCTACATGGAAAAAATCCCAGGATTTCTACTGCCACATCcatcttcatcaaatttgaagaATATCGATGCAATTAATGGatcaaaatcaaatgaattccacataaataataatgattcatttatctcaaatggAATTTGTCACATTAATCATTTCCCCATGAAAATAGCTCCATCCATGGCCAGCCTCGAAGCCCTCCTCTCAAAATTGCCTTCGGTAAAGCCGCCGTCGGCACCGCCTTTTAGCGGAGGTGGGCCCGCGGAGGTGGAGGAGGAAAAGTGCGGCGGCGATAGTGGAATTGGCGGCTCCGCCGCGCCGCTCTTCTTGTCATCGTGA